A part of Aspergillus flavus chromosome 1, complete sequence genomic DNA contains:
- a CDS encoding putative glutathione oxidoreductase Glr1 has product MLPRSYSRSFPVQAFKNRLLRPVSSPSIAFQVIGRKSISTAANRFAISGTPTRAALDSSSSSIASTAVGTRLDLLNRHFSSTSATPDSNKMPPVEPQQYDYIVLGGGSGGSGSGRRAAGWYGAKTLIVESGRSGGTCVNVGCVPKKMTWNFATVNETLHIAEHYGYTIPKDVKIDYGHFKELRDATVKRLNGAYERNWGREGIDLVHGRARFVEPKVIEVANNDGTKARYTAPHILIATGGRPKLPNIKGAEHGITSDGFFEIEELPPKIAVVGAGYIAVELAGVMGAVGVDTHMFIRGQTFLRKFDPMIQKTMTERYEAAGITVHKGHPGLKEVQLVRDGKGKDKLLKLISNDGSEMEVNEILWAIGRAPEVEDLHLDVPGVKLNDAGFVDVDEYQNSSVDGIYALGDVTGHAELTPVAIAAGRQLGNRLFGPPELKDSKLSYDNIPTVVFSHPEVGTVGLTEPEARERYGDDQIKVYYTKFTAMYYDVVPPEEKKKNPTEFKLICAGPEEKVVGLHILGLGVGEMLQGFGVAVKMGATKRDFDSCVAIHPTSAEELVTLR; this is encoded by the exons ATGCTACCCCGCTCTTATTCCCGTTCCTTTCCAGTTCAGGCTTTCAAGAACCGGCTTCTTCGACCTGTGTCGTCCCCTTCGATCGCATTCCAGGTAATTGGAAGAAAATCTATCTCTACAGCTGCAAACCGGTTTGCTATTAGCGGAACTCCAACAAGAGCCGCTCTGGATTCTTCCTCGAGCTCCATTGCTTCAACTGCCGTTGGCACACGTCTCGATTTACTCAACCGACACTTCTCGTCGACGTCTGCGACGCCCGACTCGAACAAGATGCCTCCCGTGGAGCCCCAGCAGTATGACTATATCGTTCTCGgaggtggtagtggtggtagcGGCAGCGGACGCAGAGCGGCCGGTTGGTATGGCGCAAAGACATTGATTGTGGAGAGTGGACGCTCGGGTGGAACTTGTGTCAATGTCGG GTGTGTCccgaagaagatgacctGGAACTTTGCAACTGTCAACGAGACACTTCATATTGCCGAGCACTACGGATACACCATTCCCAAGGACGTCAAGATCGACTACGGTCATTTCAAGGAGCTCCGGGACGCCACAGTCAAGCGGTTGAATGGCGCTTATGAACGGAACTGGGGACGTGAGGGTATCGATCTCGTACACGGCAGAGCCCGCTTTGTTGAGCCTAAGGTCATTGAGGTTGCCAACAATGATGGCACTAAGGCACGCTACACTGCGCCTCACATTCTGATCGCCACCGGTGGACGTCCCAAGCTCCCGAACATCAAGGGAGCTGAGCACGGAATTACTAGCGATGGATTTTTCGAGATTGAGGAACTGCCCCCTAAGATCGCTGTTGTCGGCGCCGGATACATTGCTGTCGAGCTGGCGGGTGTCATGGGAGCCGTTGGCGTTGACACCCACATGTTCATCCGTGGCCAGACCTTCCTTCGCAAGTTCGACCCGATGATCCAGAAGACCATGACTGAGCGGTACGAGGCTGCGGGCATCACCGTCCATAAGGGCCACCCGGGCCTTAAGGAAGTGCAGCTCGTGCGGGACGGAAAGGGCAAGGACAAGCTTCTCAAGCTGATCTCAAACGATGGGTCGGAGATGGAGGTCAACGAGATTCTATGGGCTATCGGCCGTGCGCCCGAAGTTGAGGACCTGCACCTCGACGTCCCAGGCGTCAAGTTGAACGACGCTGGATTTGTCGACGTCGATGAGTACCAGAACTCGAGTGTCGATGGTATTTATGCTCTGGGTGACGTGACTGGACACGCTGAGCTGACTCCCG TTGCCATTGCCGCTGGCCGCCAACTTGGCAACCGTCTGTTCGGACCACCCGAGCTGAAGGACTCCAAGCTTTCTTATGACAACATTCCAACTGTCGTGTTTTCCCACCCCGAAGTCGGTACCGTTGGTCTCACTGAGCCCGAGGCTCGCGAACGCTACGGCGACGACCAGATCAAGGTCTACTACACCAAGTTCACCGCGATGTACTACGACGTTGTTCCccccgaggagaagaagaagaacccgaCTGAATTCAAGCTTATCTGCGCTGGGCCGGAAGAGAAGGTGGTCGGTCTGCACATTCTCGGACTCGGCGTTGGAGAGATGCTGCAGGGATTCGGTGTCGCTGTCAAGATGGGCGCCACCAAGCGCGATTTCGACAGCTGCGTTGCGATCCACCCTACCAGTGCTGAGGAGCTGGTGACTTTGCGGTAA
- a CDS encoding putative MAP kinase codes for MASEIDPVAGVSPSRDLDNKSDTTDDDLSPSVTTPPASVPSLRPTDKIPGITASSTHLGQISAARRGAGTPPRPQASMSSMSGASQGGLNQDILAKMKAFSLSRQGAPPTLPHAASTGTVPKTPRPGMPPAGLSSPGGQSPPVVNGPLAGALAGRLPPVARPNTKNWVSSPSIPGSSPSPVSAKPGGLAAKRMKPGLKLSDATGTNGTAGNQSPANGTEGTGETAFSKYSEFIDTKSGTLNFKNKAVLHGGGIEFSSGHKFSISLDEVDRLDELGKGNYGTVYKVRHSRPHMRKPGMGLRGIVSRPTGPEASGSDGVTDNLTGVIMAMKEIRLELDENKFAQIIMELEILHRCVSPFIIDFYGAFFQEGAVYICVEYMDGGSIDKIYKDGVPENILRKMALSTVMGLKTLKDDHNIIHRDVKPTNILVNSRGQIKICDFGVSGNLVASIAKTNIGCQSYMAPERIAGGGVQQSGASGGGTYSVQSDIWSLGLTIIECAIGRYPYPPETFNNIFSQLHAIVHGEPPTLPESGYSDEAHSFVRACLDKNPKNRPSYSTLLRHPWIAPLMRPPEESGGDDTSASAGVTHSSVTEDKEVADWVKEMLERRNNGLLHDSNKPALHAVALDAVPGSPLLDDPSSISVQP; via the exons ATGGCATCCGAAATCGATCCTGTAGCGGGGGTCTCACCTTCGAGGGACTTAGACAACAAGTCCGATACTACCGACGACGACCTCTCCCCCTCCGTGACCACTCCCCCCGCCTCAGTGCCTTCTTTGCGCCCGACCGATAAAATCCCCGGCATTACTGCATCGTCGACACACTTGGGCCAGATCAGTGCAGCTCGAAGAGGCGCGGGCACACCTCCGCGTCCGCAGGCCTCCATGAGCTCCATGAGTGGTGCGTCACAAGGGGGCTTAAACCAGGATATTTTGGCAAAGATGAAggctttctctctttctcggcaAGGCGCACCCCCGACTTTGCCCCATGCGGCTTCAACTGGAACCGTGCCTAAGACTCCCCGCCCGGGGATGCCCCCAGCCGGTCTGTCGAGCCCAGGAGGACAATCCCCCCCAGTTGTTAACGGTCCTTTGGCGGGAGCTCTCGCCGGCCGACTGCCCCCGGTAGCTCGCCCGAACACCAAAAACTGGGTTTCGTCTCCATCAATTCCCGGCTCATCACCGAGCCCCGTTTCCGCGAAGCCGGGTGGCCTTGCTGCGAAACGGATGAAACCTGGACTCAAGCTATCCGATGCCACCGGCACCAATGGCACTGCTGGAAATCAGTCTCCTGCCAACGGAACTGAAGGAACCGGCGAGACTGCGTTCAGTAAATATTCCGAGTTCATTGACACTAAATCGGGGACACTGAACTTCAAAAACAAGGCAGTTCTGCATGGCGGCGGAATTGAGTTCTCATCTGGGCACAAGTTCAGCATTTCGCTGGACGAAGTTGATCGTCTTGATGAATTGGGCAAGGGCAACTATGGAACAGTGTACAAGGTCCGGCATAGTCGGCCACATATGCGAAAACCCGGTATGGGTTTGAGAGGCATCGTCAGTCGTCCGACAGGGCCCGAAGCGTCTGGCTCCGATGGGGTCACGGATAATCTTACTGGGGTCATCATGGCCATGAAAGAGATCCGCTTGGAGCTGGATGAAAACAAGTTCGCTCAAATTATCATGGAGTTGGAAATTCTTCATCGCTGCGTCTCGCCCTTTATCATTGATTTCTACGGTGCCTTCTTCCAGGAGGGAGCTGTCTACATCTGCGTTGAGTATATGGATGGTGGGTCGATTGACAAAATCTACAAAGATGGTGTCCCTGAGAACATCCTCCGTAAAATGGCCTTATCCACTGTCATGGGACTGAAAACACTCAAAGACGATCACAACATCATTCATCGCGATGTTAAACCCACGAATATTCTCGTTAACTCGCGAGGACAGATCAAGATCTGTGATTTCGGAGTTAGTGGAAATCTGGTTGCCAGTATTGCCAAGACAAACATTGGTTGTCAGAGCTACATGGCTCCAGAGCGAATCGCTGGCGGCGGAGTCCAGCAATCCGGAGCAAGCGGTGGCGGGACCTATAGTGTTCAAAGTGACATCTGGAGTTTAGGGTTGACCATCATTGAATGTGCCATTGGCCGATATCCATATCCTCCGGAGACCTTTAACAACATCTTCAGTCAACTGCAC GCTATTGTTCACGGAGAGCCACCAACACTTCCGGAGTCTGGATATTCTGACGAAGCTCATTCCTTTGTCCGTGCTTGTTTAGACAAAAATCCCAAGAATCGTCCTTCGTACAGTACGTTGCTCCGACACCCCTGGATTGCGCCCCTTATGCGCCCACCAGAGGAGTCGGGCGGCGATGATACGTCTGCCTCGGCTGGGGTCACCCATTCCTCTGTCACTGAAGACAAGGAGGTCGCCGACTGGGTTAAAGAGATGCTGGAGCGTCGCAATAATGGCCTTCTGCATGATTCTAATAAGCCGGCACTACATGCTGTCGCCTTGGATGCTGTTCCGGGCAGCCCTCTTCTTGATGATCCTTCCTCAATTTCCGTACaaccttga
- a CDS encoding auxin efflux carrier encodes MAIFTAPTSFQNAQSLVPRQLLTQHQIGVSPSILGYVAPHSSHPSFSHLILLVFEAVLEVVCVSLPGYIAARQGLFDADAQKLVANLNVTLFTPCLIFTKLGSQLTAEKLFDLAIIPVIFVVQTLVSYICALTVSKCCGFKKRSANFVTAMAVFGNSNSLPISLVMSLSQTLKGLHWDRVPNDNDDEVAARGILYLLIFQQLGQLVRWSWGYHVLLAPRERYLEEGEREQSTTSIEQGRERYSDNPEQADPDEPLIRNASSEGSSTDSNDESEVFHSGEQTPVLVRAYSYTKLSPQDTDHPALLSAPPQGPFLPRQSTEGDILCFPSVEASGGDSGKAGLGFRFRTSVGRLGGRVTNTWERQSGALFQRLPTFLQKVLSGTVNGVRRFFRGLWQFMNPPLWAMLVSIIVASVPSLQRVFFDEGTFVQNSVTRAIEQNGQVAVPLILVVLGANLERSTLPEDAQQDMEHPKEEKKLIIASLVARMLLPTLIMAPMLALLAKYVPISILDDPIFVIVCFLLTGAPSALQLAQICQINNVYVGAMSKLLFQSYVVWILPSTLILVMCAMEVVEWASASF; translated from the exons ATGGCCATTTTTACTGCGCCCACGTCGTTTCAGAATGCTCAATCTCTCGTTCCTCGCCAGCTTTTGACCCAACACCAGATAGGCGTCTCGCCGTCCATTCTCGGATATGTTGCTCCCCATTCAAGTCATCCGTCCTTCTCGCACTTGATTCTTCTGGTCTTTGAAGCGGTCCTAGAAGTTGTTTGCGTCAGCTTGCCCGGTTACATTGCCGCCAGACAAGGCCTGTTCGATGCGGACGCCCAGAAGCTGGTCGCCAACCTCAACGTCACTCTATTCACACCGTGTCTGA TTTTTACGAAACTGGGGTCCCAACTCACTGCAGAGAAGCTTTTTGATTTAGCCATTATTCCGGTGATCTTTGTCGTCCAAACCTTGGTTTCTTACATCTGCGCACTCACCGTGTCGAAATGTTGTGGCTTCAAGAAACGGTCGGCCAATTTTGTCACGGCCATGGCG GTCTTCGGAAACTCGAATTCGCTTCCGATCTCCCTAGTCATGTCGCTCTCACAGACCTTGAAAGGCCTCCATTGGGATAGGGTACCCAATGATAATGACGATGAGGTGGCTGCGCGGGGTATTCTTTACCTACTCATCTTTCAGCAGCTTGGCCAGCTCGTACGCTGGAGCTGGGGTTACCACGTTCTTCTTGCCCCCCGAGAGCGCTATCtagaggagggagaaagagagcaaagTACAACGAGTATCGAACAAGGCCGGGAGCGATATAGTGATAACCCAGAACAAGCGGATCCTGATGAGCCTTTGATCAGAAATGCATCTTCTGAGGGCTCCTCGACTGACTCAAATGACGAGTCTGAGGTATTTCACTCCGGTGAGCAGACACCAGTATTAGTACGCGCCTACTCGTACACAAAGCTGTCTCCGCAAGATACCGACCACCCTGCCCTACTTAGTGCTCCTCCACAAGGACCATTCCTACCCCGGCAAAGCACCGAAGGTGATATTTTATGTTTCCCTAGCGTTGAAGCATCAGGTGGCGATTCCGGAAAGGCCGGGCTCGGCTTCCGCTTCAGAACCTCCGTAGGTCGCCTTGGTGGTCGTGTAACCAATACCTGGGAAAGACAGTCGGGAGCCTTGTTCCAACGCCTGCCGACATTTCTTCAGAAAGTACTATCGGGAACTGTGAACGGGGTCCGCAGATTCTTCCGCGGCCTCTGGCAATTCATGAACCCTCCACTTTGGGCAATGCTTGTGTCTATCATCGTGGCGTCCGTGCCCTCGCTCCAGCGTGTATTCTTCGATGAGGGCACCTTCGTTCAAAATTCCGTGACTCGAGCAATCGAACAAAATGGTCAGGTTGCTGTGCCGTTGATTCTTGTGGTCCTTGGCGCCAACCTGGAGCGCAGTACTTTACCTGAAGACGCGCAGCAGGATATGGAACAtcccaaggaggagaagaagctgatcaTTGCGTCTCTGGTGGCGCGTATGCTTCTTCCAACCCTGATCATGGCCCCAATGCTGGCCCTCCTGGCAAAATACGTCCCTATCAGCATTTTGGATGATCCgatcttcgtcatcgtctgTTTCCTTCTCACCGGCGCCCCTTCCGCGCTTCAGTTGGCTCAGATTTGCCAAATCAATAACGTATACGTGGGCGCTATGTCTAAGTTGTTGTTCCAAAGCTACGTTGTCTG GATTCTTCCTTCTACTCTAATTCTTGTTATGTGTGCCATGGAAGTGGTGGAATGGGCTTCCGCCTCGTTCTAA
- a CDS encoding putative laccase codes for MERKPSRRKSRIFETPERNESDTGSQNAPARRTTKYWPCGIVICPLILCILSALLFLQQFTTPDPLRSVLSSTKVHHGETLHSQVHNPDLARPSIELHPEDHVYRGAVTQHLDWVVAEDYLRPDGVLKQVYLVNGIFPGPTIEACSGDTLLINVTNALQGEPISIHWHGLHVHNTMDGVPGVTQNAIPPGSTFMYNLTIPQDQSGTFWYHGHTGTSRADGLYGGFVVHAPSSRPTVRGLMARDSAESLQYGYEREFLLLIGDWYHQPGAQVLAWYMSIASFGNEPVPDSLLINGAGSFDCSMAVPARPVDCIEQQANLSYLSDIDTSFRLRVVNTGSLAGFTLSFENKPLTLIQVDSTEVEPQEAPSAGILYPGQRMDVILQPSKEDLTSLTIHLDRDCFNYPNIALTPTQTFPITPSHSPSLPQSLPENNLDLQNTPSKPSLLSNIPENPTQTQVIYTKIQKLSINHNIPNGFFNRTSWRPQPDTPLNTLPRDKWDDNQFSFAVPDSEWVDVVVNNLDEGGHPFHLHGHHFYILRVYEAPIGWGSYNPFVDSGPPGLESESGYDLSRAMLRDTVYIPSRGYAVLRFRADNPGVWLFHCHIVWHLASGMAMLVDVGEYNS; via the exons ATGGAGAGAAAGCCCAGTCGCCGAAAATCGAGAATTTTTGAGACCCCAGAACGGAATGAATCGGACACTGGCTCTCAAAATGCGCCTgccagaagaacaacaaaaTATTGGCCTTGCGGCATTGTGATTTGTCCGCTGATTTTATGCATTCTCAGTGCATTGTTATTCCTCCAACAGTTCACCACACCAGATCCATTGCGCTCCGTACTATCCTCCACTAAAGTTCACCATGGCGAAACGCTACATTCCCAAGTACACAACCCTGACTTAGCTCGCCCGAGTATAGAGCTTCATCCAGAGGACCACGTATATCGGGGAGCAGTGACACAACACCTTGACTGGGTGGTCGCTGAGGATTATCTTCGACCAGATGGGGTGTTGAAGCAGGTCTACCTTGTCAACG GTATCTTCCCGGGTCCGACTATTGAGGCCTGTTCTGGCGATACCCTTTTAATCAATGTCACAAATGCACTACAAGGTGAACCAATCTCTATCCACTGGCATGGGCTTCACGTCCATA ATACAATGGATGGTGTTCCCGGAGTGACACAGAATGCCATCCCACCTGGATCGACCTTCATGTACAACCTGACTATTCCCCAAGACCAAAGTGGCACCTTTTGGTACCATGGCCATACCGGAACCTCGAGGGCGGATGGCCTATACGGCGGCTTTGTTGTGCATGCGCCTTCTTCCCGGCCTACTGTTCGCGGACTCATGGCCCGTGACAGCGCCGAGTCCCTGCAGTACGGGTACGAAAGAGAGTTCCTACTGTTGATCGGGGATTGGTACCATCAGCCTGGTGCTCAGGTCTTAGCCTGGTACATGAGCATCGCATCTTTCGGAAATGAG CCAGTGCCTGACTCGCTGCTAATCAACGGGGCAGGAAGCTTCGACTGCTCTATGGCCGTGCCTGCTAGACCCGTGGATTGCATTGAACAACAGGCCAACCTCTCGTACCTATCAGACATAGACACATCCTTTAGGTTGCGCGTGGTCAACACCGG TTCCCTTGCAGGATTCACCCTATCATTCGAAAACAAACCCCTAACCCTAATCCAAGTAGACAGCACCGAAGTCGAACCTCAAGAAGCCCCATCGGCAGGAATCCTTTACCCAGGCCAACGCATGGACGTCATCCTCCAACCCTCAAAGGAAGACCTCACATCCCTAACAATCCACCTAGACCGAGA CTGCTTCAACTACCCAAACATAGCCCTAACTCCAACCCAAACATTTCCCATAACACCCTCCCACTCCCCATCACTCCCCCAATCCCTCCCAGAAAACAACCTGGACCTCCAAAACACGCCCTCAAAACCCTCCCTGCTATCAAATATCCCTGAAAATCCCACCCAAACACAGGTAATCTACACCAAAATCCAGAAACTAAGCATAAACCACAACATCCCAAacggcttcttcaaccgTACCTCATGGCGTCCGCAACCCGACACCCCACTTAACACCCTCCCGCGCGACAAATGGGACGATAACCAGTTCTCGTTCGCCGTACCTGATTCCGAATGGGTTGATGTGGTGGTGAATAATCTAGATGAGGGAGGGCATCCATTCCATCTG CACGGTCATCACTTCTATATCCTTAGGGTTTATGAGGCGCCTATAGGATGGGGCTCGTATAATCCTTTTGTGGATTCGGGTCCGCCGGGTTTGGAGTCTGAGTCGGGGTATGATCTCTCTCGTGCCATGCTACGGGATACGGTGTATATTCCCAGTCGGGGGTATGCGGTGCTGCGGTTCCGGGCGGATAATCCGGGAGTGTGGTTGTTTCATTGTCATATTGTTTGGCATTTGGCGAGTGGGATGGCAATGTTGGTTGATGTTGGGGAGTATAATAGCTAG
- a CDS encoding putative non-hemolytic phospholipase C precursor, whose amino-acid sequence MSMLLGVTLAMLLGSRPARAGSLKDIDHVVIFMQENRSWNNYFGTMAGVRGFNDPNVQVNDDGLSVWHQKVDPSMSENATTLLPWYLGYKGGDWNDAIQCMVAGSNGYEDNQASLNHDLNNNWARNNTPWSWGYLKRNDIPVQFAIAEGWTAGDMYQESQITSTNPNRVTLVSGSVNIPGSPQASDQGGPYIDNNETPGCDTDNINCYPLKWKTIFEIYEEAGVSWQVYQEKNNFDDNPLAWFQQYQNASASSPLAKKGLSYLGLDAFYKAAANGSLPEVSFIVGPAELSEHPPYMPKDGAWLQKKVVDAVTKSPKYSSTLLIISYDETGGFGDHVVPYHSPEDTPGDWMTDPYGKFGKIYVGPGLRVPFYMISPWTRGSRVFTEHADHNSQILFIEQWLKARGYENVETPEMVQWRREHMSDLVSALDLDHPDTSLPTLPDAEEPATLLGNYVGSSNCQASHPTQRPPVPYGQQSNVSDALWFEEGYKEVVGYLTEGRYLVFEKSGYALTNAGNATRISSSRTGSGYGDKKQRWVIHYSGGQQSGVFHISSALDGKWLGPKGTLLSSNQGSQAADVKITFVGNGQGYTLQYADSTPIEIDSKGALTLQRRETSEEGYKVWSVSYR is encoded by the exons ATGTCGATGCTCTTGGGTGTGACATTGGCCATGCTCCTTGGGAGCAGGCCTGCTCGTGCTGGTTCCTTGAAAGACATTGACCACGTAGTCATCTTCATGCAAGAGAATCGAAGCTGGAATAAC TACTTTGGTACTATGGCAGGCGTTCGAGGCTTCAATGACCCCAACGTACAAGTGAATGATGATGGTTTATCCGTCTGGCATCA AAAGGTGGATCCCTCCATGTCCGAAAATGCAACGACCCTTCTCCCGTGGTATCTGGGATACAAAGGTGGAGACTGGAATGATGCCATCCAATGTATGGTAGCAGGAAGCAACGGGTATGAGGACAACCAAGCATCCCTCAATCACGACTTGAACAACAACTGGGCGCGGAACAACACGCCCTGGAGCTGGGGTTATCTCAAGCGAAACGACATCCCGGTCCAATTTGCCATTGCGGAGGGCTGGACTGCTGGAGATATGTACCAAGAGTCGCAGATCACATCTACTAACCCCAATCGCGTCACCTTGGTGAGCGGCTCTGTGAACATCCCAGGAAGCCCCCAGGCGTCGGACCAAGGGGGTCCTTACATAGACAACAACGAAACACCTGGGTGTGATACGGACAACATCAACTGCTATCCTCTCAAATGGAAAACTATCTTTGAGATTTACGAAGAGGCTGGGGTCTCATGGCAAGTGTACCAGGAGAAGAATAACTTCGATGACAACCCTCTGGCTTGGTTCCAGCAGTACCAGAATGCATCTGCATCATCACCTCTAGCCAAAAAGGGCCTGTCATACCTGGGTCTCGACGCATTCTATAAGGCTGCCGCTAATGGAAGTCTCCCGGAGGTCAGCTTCATCGTCGGTCCTGCCGAATTGTCAGAGCATCCACCCTACATGCCAAAGGACGGTGCATGGCTTCAGAAAAAGGTAGTGGATGCGGTGACGAAAAGCCCGAAGTACTCATCAACTCTGTTAATTATCAGTTATGACG AAACGGGTGGTTTTGGGGACCACGTTGTCCCTTATCACTCCCCGGAGGATACTCCAGGCGACTGGATGACAGACCCCTACGGAAAATTCGGAAAGATTTATGTCGGTCCAG GCCTGAGAGTTCCTTTCTATATGATTTCTCCCTGGACACGGGGCAGCCGCGTCTTCACTGAGCACGCGGATCATAACTCACAGATCCTTTTCATCGAGCAATGGTTAAAGGCCAGAGGATATGAAAACGTTGAAACACCGGAAATGGTGCAGTGGCGCCGAGAACACATGTCAGACCTCGTGAGCGCGTTGGACCTGGACCAC CCTGATACCAGCCTGCCCACTTTGCCGGATGCAGAGGAGCCAGCCACGCTCCTGGGCAACTACGTTGGTTCGTCCAACTGCCAAGCTAGTCATCCAACCCAGAGACCACCCGTACCATATGGCCAGCAAAGTAACGTCAGCGATGCCTTGTGGTTCGAGGAAGGGTACAAAGAGGTAGTAGGTTACCTAACTGAAGGTCGCTACTTGGTGTTTGAGAAATCTGGCTATGCTCTCACTAATGCGGGCAATGCCACCCGAATTAGTAGCAGCCGCACTGGCTCGGGCTACGGTGATAAGAAACAACGATGGGTGATCCATTACTCCGGTGGTCAACAGAGCGGGGTGTTTCACATCTCTAGTGCCCTAGATGGCAAATGGCTCGGACCAAAAGGCACACTATTGTCTAGCAACCAGGGTAGCCAGGCGGCGGACGTGAAAATCACTTTTGTTGGAAATGGCCAAGGGTATACATTGCAGTATGCTGACTCCACACCCATCGAGATAGACAGCAAAGGAGCGTTGACTCTGCAGAGACGCGAAACATCTGAGGAGGGCTATAAGGTTTGGAGTGTAAGCTATCGCTAG